From Actinoplanes oblitus, a single genomic window includes:
- a CDS encoding MinD/ParA family ATP-binding protein has translation MTLPDPPSFITRDRRRAVAASTEPLDPNLAGGQAVAASSTAPLLLPPAEAAPVPPLGRAVIHEPRPVPNQFGPADVAERAWINAAALRPGALVAVSSADGGVGRSTLVAALGGLLALAVPEPVLAVDMVSAPWGGLGARVGRQNRATVWDTVDNLKSLTSRSDVEHFAQRGPSGLLALVGETEGRERRPPRHDEAAALADRLRWLFPLTVCDLSPAVSSAVWRTVVAATVPVLVARATTDGLRHAMRLLTQLTAAGHAQPAQACVLVVMATSPSVPRQVRALVRQADDIAGAVLEVPYDPSLAQPEPIDPRLLRRRTRTALVHVADAVLSRCAVQRPASALSHQERAS, from the coding sequence ATGACTCTGCCCGATCCACCGTCTTTCATCACTCGTGATCGGCGCCGCGCGGTGGCAGCTTCGACCGAGCCGCTGGACCCCAATCTTGCCGGAGGGCAGGCTGTCGCCGCGTCGTCCACCGCACCTCTGCTCCTGCCGCCTGCCGAGGCGGCACCGGTGCCGCCTCTCGGCCGCGCCGTAATACACGAGCCCCGGCCCGTGCCGAACCAGTTCGGGCCGGCCGACGTGGCCGAGCGGGCCTGGATCAATGCTGCCGCCCTGCGGCCCGGCGCGCTGGTAGCAGTCTCGTCTGCTGACGGCGGAGTTGGCCGGTCCACCCTTGTCGCGGCTCTCGGCGGTCTACTGGCGCTCGCCGTGCCCGAGCCGGTTCTCGCCGTGGACATGGTCTCGGCCCCGTGGGGTGGGCTCGGAGCGCGGGTCGGGCGGCAGAACCGGGCGACGGTCTGGGACACCGTCGACAATCTGAAGTCCTTGACCAGCCGCAGCGACGTCGAACACTTCGCGCAACGCGGCCCGTCGGGGCTGCTCGCGCTGGTCGGCGAGACCGAGGGCCGGGAACGCCGGCCGCCTCGCCATGACGAAGCGGCGGCGCTGGCGGACCGGCTGCGATGGCTGTTCCCGCTGACTGTCTGTGATCTCTCCCCGGCCGTGAGCAGTGCGGTGTGGCGCACCGTGGTTGCGGCCACCGTCCCCGTGCTGGTTGCCCGGGCGACCACAGACGGCCTGCGGCACGCCATGCGTCTGCTGACACAGCTGACGGCTGCCGGACATGCACAGCCGGCGCAGGCCTGCGTGCTGGTCGTGATGGCCACGTCGCCGTCGGTTCCCCGGCAGGTCCGTGCGTTGGTCCGGCAGGCCGACGACATCGCGGGGGCGGTGCTCGAGGTGCCGTACGACCCGAGCCTTGCCCAACCCGAGCCGATCGATCCGCGGCTGCTGCGCCGGCGCACTCGTACCGCGCTGGTGCACGTCGCGGACGCGGTGCTGTCGCGGTGCGCGGTGCAGCGGCCGGCGTCGGCTCTCTCCCACCAGGAGCGTGCCTCATGA
- a CDS encoding DUF4262 domain-containing protein: protein MTAGQQEIGLGQIGEDIKCTGVHLQFVPQPILLETCWYTIGLTGHGLPEMILFGLPPDISRPVLRVVASEVIAGRRTFTPGQCADDVIEGHPVQFVAVTEPARHLPVAALFYGGTDFAVEALQIVWPDRYLRWPWQPGTHLNDMPVLGRPTSFGS from the coding sequence ATGACGGCCGGACAGCAAGAAATTGGGCTTGGCCAGATCGGCGAGGATATCAAGTGTACCGGTGTCCATCTGCAGTTCGTGCCGCAGCCGATTCTGCTGGAAACGTGCTGGTACACGATCGGTCTCACTGGCCACGGACTTCCTGAAATGATCTTGTTCGGGCTACCGCCTGATATCTCCCGACCTGTCCTGCGCGTCGTCGCCTCTGAGGTCATCGCGGGTCGGCGAACATTCACTCCCGGCCAGTGTGCCGACGACGTAATCGAGGGCCACCCGGTTCAGTTCGTCGCAGTGACCGAGCCCGCCCGCCACCTGCCCGTTGCCGCTCTGTTCTACGGCGGCACAGACTTCGCCGTTGAGGCCTTGCAGATCGTATGGCCCGACCGGTACCTCCGCTGGCCCTGGCAACCCGGCACGCACCTGAACGACATGCCGGTGCTCGGCCGGCCAACCTCGTTCGGCTCGTAG
- a CDS encoding helix-turn-helix domain-containing protein — MMSQQVFADRLGKSKAWVDKVERGVRRLDKFSVVYDIAEVLQVDVEALLGNDAERRPEMLNCIDQVEVEEIRAALERYDQMSAFCQEPPPSPPLAELRKAVCYAWLRYQHAKYVDLARSLPKLLRDAQGADSAYANGQEASVAAHLLGQVYQIASSVLRKVGEHELSWLAADRSIAVSQRAGDQLLSGRASHRVASALLSLGRVRPALDVNVNIANRLAVSSQDRAQERLSVYGMLLLNGAMAAARIGHSATVRDLIAGAEEAAQELGGGQDDYWTSFGPINVQLHRAAAAVELGDGRSAVECHERLDQEKLSAILPERRARHYLDIARGYTQVGDIEKASEMLLEGDRLAPSEIRCRPLAHEVLSEVLRRTRGTPPAPIAELAEQMGVGL; from the coding sequence ATGATGTCCCAACAGGTTTTCGCGGACCGGCTGGGTAAATCCAAGGCCTGGGTCGACAAGGTGGAACGGGGAGTTCGCCGGCTCGACAAGTTCTCCGTGGTCTACGACATCGCCGAGGTGCTCCAAGTCGACGTCGAAGCTCTTCTGGGCAACGATGCCGAACGGCGGCCTGAGATGCTGAACTGCATCGACCAGGTCGAGGTCGAAGAGATCCGCGCCGCCCTGGAACGCTACGACCAGATGAGCGCATTCTGCCAGGAGCCTCCGCCCTCGCCGCCGTTGGCAGAGCTTCGCAAGGCCGTCTGCTATGCCTGGCTGAGATACCAGCATGCGAAGTACGTCGACCTGGCCCGGTCGCTGCCGAAACTTCTGCGCGACGCCCAGGGGGCTGACAGCGCCTACGCCAACGGCCAGGAGGCCAGCGTGGCTGCCCATCTGCTCGGCCAGGTCTACCAGATCGCCTCGTCGGTCCTGCGCAAGGTCGGTGAGCACGAGCTGTCCTGGCTGGCCGCGGACCGGTCGATCGCGGTTTCCCAGCGGGCCGGCGACCAACTGCTGTCCGGCCGGGCCAGCCACCGGGTGGCGAGTGCGCTGCTCTCACTCGGCCGGGTGCGACCGGCGCTGGACGTCAACGTCAACATCGCTAACCGGCTGGCCGTAAGCAGTCAGGACCGCGCCCAGGAACGGCTCAGCGTCTACGGGATGCTGCTGCTCAACGGGGCGATGGCGGCAGCCCGGATCGGCCACAGCGCCACCGTGCGCGACTTGATCGCCGGGGCCGAGGAGGCCGCCCAGGAGCTGGGTGGCGGGCAGGACGATTACTGGACCAGCTTCGGCCCGATCAACGTGCAACTGCACCGGGCGGCGGCCGCGGTCGAGCTCGGCGATGGGCGGTCGGCGGTGGAGTGCCACGAACGTCTCGACCAAGAAAAATTGTCGGCCATTTTGCCCGAACGCCGCGCGCGCCACTACCTCGACATCGCCCGCGGGTACACCCAGGTCGGTGACATCGAGAAGGCCAGCGAAATGCTGCTGGAGGGCGACCGGCTCGCCCCGTCCGAAATCCGATGTCGCCCGCTTGCCCACGAAGTCCTCTCCGAGGTGCTGCGACGCACGCGGGGAACCCCACCGGCGCCCATCGCAGAGCTGGCCGAACAGATGGGAGTCGGCTTATGA
- a CDS encoding histidine decarboxylase, whose product MTSYLTTSSPRFSAAPAMAPRYQDLLHRLTTAARTSIGFPCAVDIDYRPLGPLLGVLLNNLGDPQVDGIQPMHAKDIERDVLDFFAALFRAPAGWSGYVTSGGTEGTHYGLWLGRTRLPNAVAFHSAAAHYSVGKAEHLLGLPSVTVATLTNGEIDYADLHRQAARFRGRPAIVTANIGTTMTEAVDDLHRIHQALDDAGIIHRYVHADAALAGVPLAVTADRPAFDLADGADSISISGHKFFGTPLVCGVVIVRRGIDEPPAAIRYTGAPDTSISGSRTGLGAVMLAHALDVLGPSGLSERTRQARAVAAYTCRCLQQIGWPHWRNRDAFTVMLREPPASVRVRWRLPSSNGWSHIICVPGITTHQIDDFISDLDA is encoded by the coding sequence ATGACCAGTTACCTGACCACATCCAGCCCCCGGTTCTCGGCCGCTCCCGCGATGGCCCCGCGTTACCAGGACCTGCTGCACCGGCTCACCACCGCAGCCCGCACCAGCATCGGCTTCCCCTGCGCCGTCGACATCGACTACCGGCCCCTCGGCCCGCTGCTGGGCGTGTTGCTTAACAACCTCGGCGACCCGCAGGTCGATGGCATCCAACCGATGCACGCCAAAGACATCGAACGCGACGTCCTCGACTTCTTCGCCGCGCTGTTCCGTGCGCCGGCCGGCTGGAGCGGGTACGTGACCAGCGGCGGCACCGAAGGCACCCACTACGGCCTCTGGCTCGGCCGAACCCGCCTGCCCAACGCCGTCGCCTTCCACAGCGCTGCAGCCCACTATTCGGTCGGCAAAGCCGAACACCTGCTGGGCCTGCCCAGCGTCACCGTCGCGACTCTGACCAACGGTGAGATCGACTACGCCGATCTGCACCGCCAGGCCGCCCGCTTCCGGGGGCGCCCGGCGATCGTGACCGCCAATATCGGCACCACCATGACGGAAGCCGTCGACGACCTACACCGCATCCACCAGGCGCTCGACGACGCCGGGATCATCCACCGATACGTGCACGCCGACGCCGCGCTCGCCGGCGTGCCCCTGGCCGTCACCGCCGACCGGCCGGCCTTCGACCTCGCCGACGGCGCCGACAGCATCTCCATCAGCGGCCACAAGTTTTTCGGCACTCCGCTCGTCTGCGGCGTCGTGATCGTGCGCCGCGGCATCGACGAACCGCCCGCAGCGATCCGGTACACCGGCGCACCGGACACCTCGATCAGCGGGTCCCGCACCGGCCTCGGCGCCGTCATGCTCGCCCATGCCCTGGACGTGCTCGGCCCCTCCGGACTGTCCGAACGCACCCGGCAAGCCAGAGCCGTCGCCGCGTACACCTGCCGGTGCCTGCAGCAGATCGGCTGGCCACACTGGCGCAACCGCGACGCCTTTACCGTCATGCTGCGCGAACCACCTGCCAGCGTGCGGGTCCGATGGCGGCTACCCTCCAGCAACGGGTGGAGTCACATCATTTGCGTGCCCGGGATCACCACTCACCAGATCGACGACTTCATCAGCGATCTCGACGCCTAG
- a CDS encoding ICP22 family protein, with protein sequence MTAAVMNRRRPAAEGRPRWSYLARGLLALLGIVAVLLACAGVGYAAPRAPAVDATCAQKAAGSVAWCMPWAVHVDTPPAGGSSHWVTQCSKATTDDDRQACDAASVTLDAPPPDGTPSVLMDGPSSKDGLTALVKCGLFGEQQTNEKNPTRFILWRDKHTRCAQQVGVWTAAAFEPNPQKEACGKVNYTCQIKEGTKDAVASGIRSGIQGLVDAIVQGEVFLLSKLAGLVFTETSIASPSTAFYSVYNSVAGVVVILIFLFFIVSTIINGLRFRGGRTPLATIGGLVKAILGVTFAGGIAYMIVYAWDQAAVAVLNANASKPMDASHMVTAMTNLSGSAATLLLAGLFGLLGIFGLVLLLFIMMFRGLLATGAALFGAVAMAGFAYDETQHWPRKWFWTTNALASSKVWIVEFWIYGGRATYGSDDLTTVLQSMLMIWLMVAAPFILLRTTSIWDGYLSDINAHGMLSALGGPLMIGSNIADGLRSGWQGGGEAADDAVAMMDANTATTPTNPAGPIGQATGIGNGPGQDVAEAASRGQDGEDVGEPLPEASGTQGEDTGTEDTDSEQGPNAQEADGIRAAHSSGEQAMSTGELTAPGDSSGDGGTLPLTPQAAAGTDPAGLAHGDDSPAGDTGDPATAAVLGEPQTDTGGGPGSPDSGVAANGDPAAAAPDAKGAGMPASRSAAGENATDREHSDDHASVSGQSGSEAATGGAQGASAVADVPIVPL encoded by the coding sequence GTGACGGCCGCCGTGATGAACCGTCGTCGACCTGCTGCCGAGGGCCGGCCGAGGTGGTCCTACCTGGCGCGCGGCCTGCTTGCTCTGCTCGGCATCGTCGCCGTCCTACTGGCCTGTGCCGGAGTTGGTTACGCGGCGCCGCGGGCACCTGCGGTGGACGCCACCTGCGCGCAGAAAGCAGCCGGCTCGGTTGCCTGGTGCATGCCCTGGGCTGTCCATGTCGACACCCCGCCGGCTGGTGGCAGTTCGCACTGGGTCACCCAGTGCAGCAAAGCCACGACTGATGACGATCGTCAAGCGTGCGATGCGGCGTCGGTGACCCTGGACGCGCCGCCGCCGGACGGCACCCCGTCGGTGCTGATGGACGGCCCGAGCAGCAAGGACGGCCTGACAGCCCTAGTCAAGTGCGGGTTGTTCGGCGAGCAGCAGACAAACGAGAAGAACCCCACCCGCTTCATCCTCTGGCGCGACAAACACACCCGCTGCGCCCAGCAGGTCGGCGTCTGGACCGCGGCCGCGTTCGAACCGAACCCGCAGAAAGAGGCATGCGGCAAGGTCAACTACACGTGCCAGATCAAGGAGGGCACGAAGGACGCCGTCGCCAGCGGCATCCGCTCCGGCATCCAAGGGCTCGTCGACGCCATCGTGCAGGGCGAGGTGTTCCTGCTCAGCAAGCTGGCCGGGCTGGTCTTCACCGAGACGTCGATCGCCAGCCCCAGCACGGCGTTCTACAGCGTCTACAACTCCGTCGCCGGCGTCGTGGTCATATTGATCTTCTTATTCTTCATCGTCTCGACGATTATCAACGGCCTGCGATTCCGGGGCGGCCGGACACCCCTAGCAACCATCGGCGGACTGGTGAAAGCCATTCTCGGCGTGACCTTCGCCGGCGGCATCGCCTACATGATCGTGTACGCCTGGGACCAGGCAGCCGTCGCGGTGCTGAACGCGAACGCCAGCAAGCCGATGGACGCCTCCCACATGGTCACCGCCATGACCAACCTCTCCGGCAGCGCAGCAACGCTGCTGCTCGCCGGACTGTTCGGACTGCTCGGGATCTTCGGCCTGGTCCTGCTGCTTTTCATCATGATGTTCCGTGGACTCCTCGCGACCGGCGCGGCACTGTTCGGCGCGGTGGCGATGGCCGGGTTCGCCTACGACGAAACTCAGCACTGGCCCCGCAAATGGTTCTGGACGACCAACGCGCTCGCGTCCAGCAAGGTCTGGATCGTCGAGTTCTGGATCTACGGAGGCCGCGCCACCTACGGCAGCGACGACCTGACCACCGTCCTGCAATCGATGCTGATGATCTGGCTGATGGTCGCCGCCCCGTTCATCCTGCTGAGAACCACCTCGATCTGGGACGGCTACCTGTCGGACATCAACGCCCACGGCATGCTGTCCGCCCTCGGCGGACCACTGATGATCGGCTCGAACATCGCCGACGGTCTGCGGAGCGGCTGGCAGGGCGGTGGCGAAGCAGCGGATGACGCCGTCGCAATGATGGACGCCAACACCGCCACGACACCCACCAACCCCGCCGGCCCGATCGGGCAGGCGACTGGCATCGGCAACGGTCCCGGCCAGGACGTGGCCGAAGCCGCCAGCCGCGGCCAGGACGGCGAGGACGTCGGCGAGCCGCTGCCTGAAGCATCCGGCACCCAGGGCGAGGACACTGGGACCGAGGACACCGACAGCGAGCAGGGCCCGAACGCGCAGGAAGCCGACGGAATCCGCGCCGCCCACAGCAGCGGCGAGCAAGCCATGAGCACCGGGGAATTGACCGCACCCGGCGACAGCAGCGGCGACGGCGGGACCTTGCCGCTCACGCCCCAGGCGGCAGCCGGAACCGACCCGGCCGGCCTCGCCCACGGTGACGACAGCCCTGCCGGCGACACCGGCGATCCGGCTACCGCCGCGGTTCTCGGCGAACCACAAACAGATACCGGCGGCGGCCCGGGAAGTCCCGACTCCGGGGTCGCCGCCAACGGCGATCCCGCCGCCGCGGCGCCAGACGCGAAGGGCGCCGGGATGCCGGCATCCAGGTCCGCCGCGGGCGAGAACGCCACCGACCGCGAGCACAGCGATGACCACGCCTCCGTCTCCGGCCAGTCCGGCAGCGAGGCAGCCACCGGTGGAGCACAGGGCGCGTCCGCAGTCGCCGACGTCCCGATCGTGCCGCTCTGA
- a CDS encoding SDR family NAD(P)-dependent oxidoreductase, with translation MSQKIALVTGVGRAQGIGFATAHALAQQAFHVIVTARTDAQAQEQASTLRAEGHSAEGRRLDLRATDEVPSLAEHIQKDHGHLDALINNASVFPDMNTGTALDAPTDDIQAAFDVNVVGPWALTVALRHLLEAAPAARVVNISSGAYQQITYLAQQPGDVGAPAYSFAKYTLNHLTVMLAAAFRNTNVLVNAVDPGRADTHPELGTDEQDAPPSVAAGWIAKAATLPGDGPSGVIFLDGQRIN, from the coding sequence ATGAGCCAGAAGATCGCACTCGTCACCGGCGTCGGCCGGGCCCAAGGCATTGGCTTTGCCACCGCCCACGCGCTCGCCCAGCAGGCATTTCACGTCATCGTGACCGCACGGACCGACGCCCAGGCACAGGAGCAGGCGAGCACGCTGCGCGCCGAGGGGCACAGCGCTGAAGGCCGCCGACTCGACCTGCGCGCGACCGACGAAGTCCCGAGCTTGGCCGAGCACATCCAGAAGGACCACGGCCACCTCGACGCCCTGATCAACAACGCAAGCGTGTTCCCCGACATGAACACGGGCACCGCGCTCGACGCGCCTACCGACGACATCCAGGCCGCGTTCGACGTCAACGTCGTCGGCCCGTGGGCGCTCACCGTGGCGCTGCGCCACCTGCTCGAGGCCGCGCCCGCGGCGCGCGTCGTCAACATCTCCAGCGGCGCCTATCAGCAGATCACGTACCTGGCGCAACAGCCCGGCGACGTCGGAGCGCCGGCCTACTCATTCGCCAAGTACACGCTCAACCACCTCACCGTGATGCTCGCGGCCGCGTTCCGCAACACGAACGTCCTCGTCAACGCGGTCGACCCCGGCCGGGCCGACACCCACCCCGAACTCGGAACCGACGAGCAGGACGCGCCGCCCTCGGTGGCGGCCGGCTGGATCGCGAAGGCCGCGACCCTGCCCGGCGACGGACCGAGCGGCGTGATCTTCCTCGACGGCCAGCGCATCAACTGA
- a CDS encoding DUF4917 family protein, which translates to MAGASLLDWSDLAKATTWGSLILGNGFSINVWPAFKYDSLFEKAKPNLSGGAKSIFEALATTNFEQILKVTHYAALTDRALGRDEAATKALHAEIRQSLFDAVRGVHVPHGLLSIDLLADIAVALNRYRDVYTTNYDLLPYWATMATDDSRRRIKDRFWTADHTFDPSNIAVIGDATVVHYLHGGIHLWANPVSGVTGKWVLSGDSLLDASHLSAHPDRVPLLISEASARKKAEAIRESDYLRMAFEALIADSSNVVIFGHSLSKEWDDHIVKAIQMGARRNVAIGMRAASATESEQVGLRERLAPQNVLFFDSATHPLGSDSLHVDAP; encoded by the coding sequence GTGGCAGGCGCTTCGCTACTGGACTGGAGTGATCTAGCAAAGGCAACAACATGGGGATCATTGATCCTCGGAAACGGTTTCAGTATCAATGTATGGCCTGCATTCAAGTATGACTCCCTCTTCGAGAAGGCCAAGCCGAATTTGAGCGGAGGGGCAAAGTCAATCTTCGAGGCTCTCGCAACGACCAACTTCGAACAGATACTGAAGGTTACCCACTATGCAGCGCTAACCGATAGGGCGCTTGGGCGCGATGAGGCTGCAACGAAGGCGCTGCATGCCGAAATACGTCAGTCATTATTCGATGCGGTGCGAGGCGTGCATGTTCCGCACGGGTTGCTGAGCATCGATCTACTCGCGGACATAGCTGTAGCGCTGAATCGCTACCGTGACGTATACACGACAAACTACGATCTTCTGCCCTACTGGGCAACCATGGCGACAGATGATTCTAGGCGACGGATAAAGGACCGGTTCTGGACGGCAGACCACACATTTGATCCATCAAATATTGCAGTGATAGGCGATGCGACCGTAGTGCATTATTTGCATGGTGGAATTCACTTGTGGGCCAATCCGGTCAGTGGAGTTACCGGCAAGTGGGTCTTGAGCGGAGACTCGCTTCTCGACGCATCGCACCTTTCGGCTCATCCAGACCGCGTACCTTTGTTGATTTCAGAAGCTAGCGCCAGGAAGAAGGCTGAAGCTATTCGAGAGTCGGACTATCTTCGAATGGCTTTCGAGGCGTTGATCGCCGACAGTAGCAATGTGGTCATCTTTGGGCATAGCTTATCTAAGGAGTGGGATGATCACATTGTGAAGGCAATCCAAATGGGAGCCCGCCGAAACGTTGCTATCGGGATGAGGGCGGCTTCAGCAACGGAATCGGAGCAAGTAGGCTTACGCGAGAGACTAGCTCCCCAGAATGTTCTCTTTTTTGACTCTGCAACCCATCCCCTTGGATCAGATAGTCTGCACGTAGATGCGCCTTGA
- a CDS encoding P-loop NTPase family protein, protein MSPRKLRREGSLADCIQQAAEIHDLKRAEAAWRRAQSALDQDIERFLGPAPAGWRGQPGRAAGRVFWRLRLPPLVTTSAQLCSVYPFVTDPGLPIDGPLIGMEVYSRSAFTYSLHELYRAKAVTAPNMVVTGEIGTAKSSLLKCLAFRGVPFGARFYICDVKGEYEKLAALAGIPPVRLGPGLGVVMNPLAGIRRHPEQTEQQWLQLQRSRRLLLLEGLLEIQLGGPLQEAERSLIEYAVDAVTREGDATAGRLATPTLSTVLAAAGNPSLWQHRLDHLHYPVDTFVADSRRVRLALERLIGGALGGVFDGPAESSARLDFAQPGAILDLRTIRASDAMTAMAMTCAQSWLETELSAPDAPPRVCIYDEFALVARHLPLIRRMREQLKLARAFGIANVLAFHRFSDLAASGGADSEQVRIARGLIEDCGVRVSYRQATGSLEQAREFLGTSDVETDLLRYLRQGVGLWKIGTRSYVVKHQLSTAETAMVHTDSRMEATEPADKLTQQEYDDRLEAVAAGDGGSR, encoded by the coding sequence ATGAGCCCCCGCAAACTGCGCCGCGAGGGCTCACTCGCGGACTGCATCCAGCAGGCCGCCGAGATCCATGATCTGAAACGGGCCGAAGCGGCCTGGCGGCGTGCCCAGAGTGCCCTCGACCAGGACATCGAGCGATTCCTCGGCCCCGCCCCGGCCGGCTGGCGCGGCCAGCCAGGCCGTGCCGCCGGTCGGGTGTTCTGGCGCCTGCGGCTGCCGCCACTGGTGACCACCAGCGCCCAACTCTGCTCGGTGTATCCGTTCGTCACCGATCCGGGTCTGCCGATCGACGGCCCGCTGATCGGCATGGAGGTCTACAGCCGCAGCGCGTTCACGTACTCCCTGCACGAGCTGTACCGGGCCAAAGCGGTGACCGCACCCAACATGGTGGTGACCGGAGAGATCGGCACGGCGAAAAGTTCGCTGCTCAAGTGCCTCGCGTTCCGCGGTGTGCCGTTCGGCGCCCGGTTCTACATCTGCGACGTGAAGGGCGAGTACGAGAAGCTCGCCGCGCTGGCCGGCATCCCACCGGTGCGGCTCGGTCCGGGACTTGGTGTGGTGATGAACCCGCTCGCCGGGATTCGGCGGCATCCCGAGCAGACCGAGCAGCAGTGGCTACAGCTGCAGCGCTCCCGGCGGCTGCTGCTGCTGGAAGGGCTCCTCGAGATCCAGCTCGGCGGGCCGCTGCAGGAAGCCGAGCGCAGTCTCATCGAGTACGCCGTGGACGCGGTCACCCGGGAGGGCGATGCGACTGCGGGCCGGCTGGCGACCCCGACGCTGAGCACGGTGCTCGCCGCAGCGGGCAACCCCAGCCTGTGGCAGCACCGCCTTGACCACCTGCACTATCCCGTCGACACGTTCGTGGCGGACTCCCGGCGGGTCCGGCTCGCTCTGGAACGGCTCATCGGCGGGGCGCTCGGCGGGGTCTTCGACGGGCCGGCCGAGTCATCGGCCCGGCTGGACTTCGCGCAGCCCGGGGCGATCCTGGATTTGCGGACGATCCGCGCCTCGGACGCGATGACCGCGATGGCGATGACCTGCGCCCAGAGCTGGCTGGAGACCGAACTGTCGGCGCCGGACGCACCACCGCGGGTCTGCATCTACGACGAATTCGCGCTGGTCGCCCGCCATTTGCCGTTGATCCGGCGGATGCGTGAGCAGTTGAAGTTGGCTCGTGCGTTCGGGATCGCCAACGTCCTGGCCTTCCACCGGTTCAGCGATCTGGCCGCTTCTGGTGGCGCGGACTCTGAGCAGGTCCGCATCGCCCGCGGCCTGATCGAGGACTGCGGGGTGCGGGTCTCCTACCGGCAGGCCACCGGCAGCCTGGAGCAGGCTCGCGAATTCTTGGGCACGTCCGACGTCGAAACGGATCTGCTGCGGTACCTGCGGCAAGGCGTTGGCTTGTGGAAGATCGGCACGCGCTCCTACGTGGTCAAGCATCAGTTGTCGACGGCGGAGACGGCGATGGTGCATACCGACAGCCGGATGGAGGCCACCGAGCCGGCCGACAAGCTCACCCAGCAGGAGTACGACGATCGCCTGGAAGCGGTCGCCGCCGGCGACGGGGGAAGCCGATGA
- a CDS encoding SCO6880 family protein: MTKFEFPPRSSRGAVLGFAWSQIGMVVAGLIAAVVGLNLLAINKAASAGMFVLAAVLFIFGLLRVKGRRITEWTPVVIAALLQRRARQHQYRGGPYGPNAAGQHLDLPGPAAAYRWLSAVAADGTTEIGLLHHRKEKTVTAALLCYGTNLILADRDVQTQRLTDWAQVLNILGSEYADAGLVRWSVTARAVPDSGNRAQRFLIHRAVETTSTAYQSLAELTAAAAPAAQRHEIYLSVVFDIAKLSGEIADAGGTDTAIATVILDRLSGIEAAINEAGVTTGGWLSPRAYAAVLRTQFDPDDQEVVDLRGSIPSGGGRTPAGAAPRLAGPVAARTLGWHTYQHDSAYSRTLWVAQMPRQQVPPTWLTPLYMRTTCRRTVTLVAQPVPPQLAALATRRDKVARAGDEVTKRKLRLVQTAAEREEARAVEQIDAEQARGHVRYRYALLVTVTATSEADLDRDVRSVKRILSRSGCEAVSLAGEQDQAFLAGALPLARGLKPMRGWAA; this comes from the coding sequence ATGACGAAGTTCGAATTCCCGCCTCGTTCCAGCCGCGGCGCCGTGCTCGGGTTCGCCTGGTCACAGATCGGCATGGTGGTCGCCGGACTGATCGCGGCGGTCGTCGGCCTCAACCTGCTCGCCATCAACAAGGCCGCGTCGGCCGGCATGTTCGTGCTGGCCGCGGTCCTGTTCATCTTCGGGCTGCTGCGCGTCAAAGGGCGGCGGATCACCGAGTGGACGCCGGTGGTGATCGCAGCGTTGCTGCAGCGCCGGGCCCGCCAGCATCAGTACCGCGGCGGACCGTACGGGCCGAACGCGGCCGGGCAGCATCTGGACCTGCCCGGCCCGGCAGCCGCCTACCGGTGGCTGTCCGCGGTCGCCGCGGACGGCACCACCGAGATCGGACTGCTGCATCACCGCAAAGAGAAGACCGTCACCGCGGCGCTGCTCTGTTACGGCACCAACCTGATCCTGGCCGACCGGGACGTGCAGACACAGCGGCTGACCGACTGGGCGCAGGTCCTCAACATCCTCGGCTCCGAGTACGCCGACGCCGGTCTGGTGCGCTGGTCGGTCACGGCCCGGGCCGTCCCGGACAGCGGCAACCGGGCACAGCGGTTCCTCATCCACAGGGCTGTGGAAACCACCAGCACCGCGTACCAGTCTCTCGCCGAACTGACCGCGGCGGCGGCGCCGGCGGCGCAACGCCACGAGATCTACCTGTCGGTCGTCTTCGACATCGCCAAGCTGTCCGGGGAGATCGCCGACGCCGGTGGCACCGACACCGCGATCGCCACGGTCATCCTGGACCGGCTGTCCGGGATCGAAGCGGCCATCAACGAGGCCGGTGTCACCACCGGCGGCTGGCTGTCGCCGCGCGCCTACGCCGCCGTCCTACGTACCCAGTTCGACCCCGACGACCAGGAAGTCGTCGACCTGCGCGGCAGCATCCCGTCCGGCGGCGGCCGCACCCCGGCCGGGGCGGCGCCCCGCCTGGCCGGTCCAGTGGCGGCACGCACGCTGGGCTGGCACACCTACCAGCACGACTCCGCCTACTCCCGCACGCTGTGGGTGGCGCAGATGCCCCGCCAGCAGGTCCCGCCGACCTGGCTGACACCGCTGTACATGCGCACCACGTGCCGGCGCACGGTCACCCTCGTCGCGCAGCCGGTACCCCCGCAACTGGCCGCGCTGGCAACTCGACGCGACAAGGTAGCCCGTGCCGGCGACGAGGTCACCAAACGCAAGCTACGCCTGGTCCAGACCGCAGCCGAGCGGGAAGAGGCCCGGGCGGTCGAGCAGATCGACGCCGAGCAGGCCCGCGGCCACGTCCGCTACCGGTACGCGCTGCTGGTCACCGTCACCGCCACCAGCGAAGCCGACCTCGACCGTGACGTCCGGTCGGTCAAGCGGATCCTGTCGCGTTCCGGCTGCGAAGCTGTCTCTCTTGCCGGTGAGCAGGACCAGGCTTTCCTAGCGGGCGCACTGCCGCTGGCGCGTGGGCTGAAGCCGATGCGGGGGTGGGCGGCATGA